A single genomic interval of Cupriavidus necator harbors:
- a CDS encoding DUF2950 domain-containing protein, whose protein sequence is MMHMTANPFSAAARARALRTLAAAAALSLALPAMAQQVFPSPDAAAEALGDAIARSDGDALQRVLGKQYQSLVPEGSINRDDVYEFLGAWARHHAVQPDGERRALIAVGQSGWTFPVPLAKQKDGWQFDLRAGQQEVRRRRLGRNELVTMETLLQLADAQQRYAEQVGLGRYATQLISAPGKTNGLYWPAASEQDASPIGPDALAMGPDTPAADAFYGYHYRILPPAKGSDAKYGLIAWPARYGDTGVHSFMLGSDRVFYERDLGPGTASRAKAIRSFSPAGWQRVADR, encoded by the coding sequence ATGATGCACATGACCGCTAATCCCTTCTCTGCCGCAGCCCGAGCGCGCGCGCTGCGCACGCTGGCGGCGGCCGCGGCCCTGTCCCTGGCCCTGCCGGCGATGGCCCAGCAGGTCTTCCCCAGCCCTGACGCTGCCGCCGAGGCGCTGGGTGATGCCATCGCGCGCAGCGACGGCGATGCATTGCAGCGCGTGCTGGGCAAGCAATACCAGTCGCTGGTGCCGGAGGGCTCCATCAACCGCGACGACGTGTACGAATTCCTTGGCGCCTGGGCGCGCCACCATGCCGTGCAGCCCGATGGCGAGCGCCGCGCGCTGATCGCGGTCGGGCAGAGCGGATGGACCTTCCCCGTGCCGCTGGCAAAGCAGAAGGACGGTTGGCAGTTCGACCTGCGTGCCGGCCAGCAGGAAGTGCGCCGCCGCCGGCTCGGGCGCAATGAACTGGTGACGATGGAAACGCTGCTGCAGCTGGCCGATGCCCAGCAGCGCTACGCGGAGCAGGTGGGGCTGGGGCGCTACGCGACCCAGTTGATCAGCGCGCCGGGCAAGACCAACGGCCTGTACTGGCCCGCGGCCAGCGAGCAGGACGCCAGCCCGATCGGCCCCGATGCGCTTGCCATGGGCCCGGATACGCCCGCCGCAGATGCTTTCTACGGCTACCATTACCGGATCCTGCCGCCGGCCAAGGGCAGCGACGCCAAGTATGGCCTGATTGCCTGGCCGGCCCGCTATGGCGATACCGGCGTGCATAGCTTCATGCTCGGCAGCGACCGCGTCTTCTATGAGCGCGACCTCGGGCCCGGCACCGCATCGCGCGCCAAGGCCATCCGCAGTTTTTCGCCTGCCGGCTGGCAGCGCGTGGCGGACCGCTGA
- a CDS encoding response regulator: MTLRILLADDHPLVSAAVADRLHTQTGWEVCGCVTSATALLNSVESLRPDVVITDYHMPAHGEGNSDGLRLLASLRRRHPSLAVIVLTMITNPLVLRSILDTQVHGLLLKDSPLSELVTVVCRIQRGFHYIGKSALEVLSQADPGNPATPGQAGAERLSRREMEVLRLYLTGRSVSEIAVLLCRSVKTISRQKNCAMQKLGVTNDRELFEFAALNGMLLTA; encoded by the coding sequence ATGACATTGAGGATCCTGCTTGCCGACGACCACCCCCTGGTCAGCGCAGCCGTCGCGGACCGCCTGCATACCCAGACCGGGTGGGAGGTGTGCGGCTGCGTGACCAGCGCGACGGCCTTGCTGAACAGCGTGGAAAGCCTGCGTCCCGATGTCGTGATCACCGACTACCACATGCCCGCGCACGGCGAAGGCAACAGCGACGGCCTGCGCCTGCTTGCCAGCCTGCGGCGGCGGCATCCGTCGCTGGCCGTGATCGTGCTGACCATGATCACCAATCCGCTGGTGCTGCGCTCCATCCTGGACACCCAGGTGCACGGCCTGCTGCTCAAGGACTCGCCCCTGTCAGAACTGGTGACTGTGGTTTGCCGTATCCAGCGGGGCTTCCACTACATCGGCAAATCCGCGCTTGAAGTACTGTCGCAGGCCGATCCCGGCAACCCGGCCACACCCGGCCAGGCCGGCGCGGAGCGCCTGTCCCGGCGTGAAATGGAAGTATTGCGGCTGTACCTGACCGGACGGTCCGTGAGTGAGATCGCCGTCCTGCTCTGCCGCAGCGTCAAGACCATCAGCCGGCAGAAGAACTGCGCCATGCAGAAGCTCGGCGTCACCAACGACCGGGAACTGTTTGAATTCGCGGCGCTGAACGGCATGCTGCTGACTGCCTGA
- a CDS encoding MFS transporter, with product MLGVAFVVMLVALDQTVVGTALPTVVAELQGFEYYAWVATAYLLTSVITVPVFGRLGDYYGRKPFVLASIVVFSVASALCGMAPSMPFLVLARALQGIGGGMLVGTAFACIADLFPDTHVRLRWQVMMSAAFGIANAVGPSLGGLLTEWYGWRAVFYVNLPIGVLGLWFAWRYLPHLRQQAHSGPIRVDWLGALLIAAGLGCVQLSVELLPARGFDAYTGGLLVLAAVALVALWRWEQRCTNPILPVEMFRNPGLAPLFRLAVFTGFTMFALLLYAPLLFQGGFGYSPKEAGILITPLVVCITAGSILNGRIVTRIHRPNTMLYAGFGMLAVSCLGLSQATRSMPHGVLLTIMLIGGFGLGFIMPNLTVFAQQTAGREHLGIATAMLQSLRMVGGMVGTAIVGTLVTRSYTGGVEHALSAANAGQWTARMADPQVLIDKASQVALLGQLEQAGHNGALLLEQARVSLVSAIHLGLVVAAVAAALGVWCARRVPSIKLTRAPAPAMAAD from the coding sequence ATGCTGGGCGTGGCCTTTGTGGTGATGCTGGTGGCGCTGGACCAGACTGTGGTCGGCACGGCGCTACCGACCGTGGTGGCCGAGCTGCAAGGCTTCGAGTACTACGCCTGGGTAGCCACGGCCTACCTGCTGACATCGGTGATCACCGTGCCGGTGTTCGGGCGGCTGGGGGACTATTACGGGCGCAAGCCGTTCGTGCTGGCATCGATCGTGGTCTTCTCGGTGGCCTCGGCGCTGTGCGGCATGGCGCCGAGCATGCCGTTCCTGGTGCTGGCGCGCGCGCTGCAGGGGATTGGCGGGGGCATGCTGGTCGGCACTGCCTTTGCCTGCATTGCCGACCTGTTTCCGGATACGCATGTGCGGCTGCGCTGGCAGGTGATGATGAGCGCGGCTTTCGGCATTGCCAATGCGGTGGGGCCGTCGCTGGGCGGGCTGCTGACGGAGTGGTACGGCTGGCGCGCGGTGTTCTATGTCAACCTGCCGATCGGCGTGCTGGGGCTGTGGTTTGCGTGGCGCTACCTGCCGCACCTGCGCCAGCAGGCCCATAGCGGGCCGATCCGCGTGGACTGGCTCGGCGCCTTGCTGATCGCAGCCGGGCTGGGGTGCGTGCAGCTGAGCGTTGAACTGCTGCCGGCGCGCGGGTTCGATGCCTATACGGGGGGCTTGCTGGTGCTGGCGGCGGTGGCACTGGTGGCGCTGTGGCGGTGGGAGCAACGCTGTACCAACCCGATCCTGCCGGTGGAGATGTTCCGCAACCCGGGGCTGGCGCCGTTGTTCCGGCTGGCGGTGTTCACGGGCTTCACCATGTTCGCGCTGCTGCTCTATGCGCCGCTGCTGTTCCAGGGCGGCTTTGGCTATTCGCCGAAGGAGGCGGGCATCCTGATCACGCCACTGGTGGTCTGCATCACCGCGGGCAGCATACTTAACGGCCGCATCGTCACGCGCATCCACCGCCCGAATACCATGCTCTATGCCGGCTTTGGCATGCTGGCGGTGTCCTGCCTTGGCCTGTCGCAGGCCACGCGCAGCATGCCGCACGGCGTCTTGCTGACGATCATGCTGATCGGCGGGTTCGGGCTAGGCTTCATCATGCCGAACCTGACGGTGTTTGCGCAGCAGACGGCAGGGCGCGAGCACCTGGGCATTGCCACGGCCATGCTGCAATCGCTGCGCATGGTGGGCGGCATGGTGGGCACCGCCATCGTGGGCACGCTGGTCACGCGCAGCTATACCGGTGGTGTGGAACATGCGCTGTCCGCCGCCAATGCCGGACAATGGACGGCGCGCATGGCGGATCCGCAGGTGCTGATCGACAAGGCCTCGCAAGTCGCGTTGCTCGGCCAGCTGGAGCAGGCCGGGCACAATGGCGCCCTGCTGCTGGAACAGGCGCGCGTATCGCTGGTCAGCGCCATCCACCTCGGCCTGGTGGTGGCTGCGGTGGCTGCCGCGCTGGGTGTGTGGTGCGCCCGCCGGGTACCGTCGATCAAGCTGACCCGGGCGCCGGCGCCCGCCATGGCAGCCGACTGA
- a CDS encoding LysR family transcriptional regulator gives MRHVSTKLLHVFVLVMEYRDLSAVAACTQGRVPTVAYSLARLREITGDPLFVKRNGMLEPTPHALRLEQTARQILAKWNQLVRPGEPGLSKRRDDGRRVSIGFSSSIGDPVITEILTALCEQFPRDSFITRPVIADATLAGHLGSGELDCAFIVDSGHDPERVRQHNIMATPRRLVSATRGGSHDEGESDWILLQEDCEAGSPLRAFLSRQASTPGHRETVVPSWHTQITLLHSAGGICPVLDFNVPLVTRERKTRLLAPPSSFPEWAALHFWAPERSGDKGVLRDIMDVGSAVLRAPLKAIDSRRNGRAAAHAQSALA, from the coding sequence ATGCGTCACGTCAGCACGAAGTTGTTGCATGTCTTTGTCCTGGTCATGGAATACCGGGACCTCAGCGCCGTTGCGGCCTGCACGCAGGGACGCGTGCCGACGGTGGCCTACAGCCTCGCGCGCTTGCGCGAAATCACCGGCGATCCGCTGTTCGTCAAGCGCAACGGGATGCTCGAACCCACACCGCATGCGCTGCGCCTGGAGCAGACGGCGCGGCAGATCCTGGCCAAATGGAACCAGCTGGTGCGCCCCGGCGAGCCTGGCCTGAGCAAGCGCCGTGACGACGGCAGACGCGTTTCGATCGGCTTTTCATCGTCGATCGGCGACCCGGTCATCACCGAGATCCTGACCGCACTGTGCGAGCAGTTTCCGCGCGACAGCTTTATCACGCGCCCGGTGATCGCCGACGCCACCCTTGCCGGCCATCTCGGCAGCGGCGAACTGGACTGCGCCTTCATCGTCGACAGCGGCCACGATCCCGAACGCGTGCGCCAGCACAACATCATGGCCACGCCGCGCCGGCTGGTCAGCGCCACGCGCGGCGGCAGCCATGACGAAGGCGAAAGCGACTGGATCCTGCTGCAGGAAGACTGCGAGGCCGGCAGCCCGCTGCGGGCCTTCCTGAGCCGCCAGGCCAGCACTCCGGGGCATCGCGAGACCGTGGTCCCATCATGGCATACCCAGATCACGCTGCTGCATTCGGCCGGGGGCATCTGCCCGGTGCTGGACTTCAACGTGCCGCTGGTCACGCGCGAGCGCAAGACGCGCCTGCTGGCACCGCCGAGCAGCTTCCCGGAATGGGCCGCACTGCATTTCTGGGCACCGGAGCGCAGCGGCGACAAGGGCGTGCTGCGCGACATCATGGATGTCGGCAGCGCCGTGCTGCGCGCCCCTCTCAAGGCCATCGACAGCCGCCGCAACGGCCGCGCCGCAGCCCACGCGCAATCCGCACTGGCGTGA
- a CDS encoding transposase codes for MNRRYSEEQIRGYLAEAASGVPVRELCARYGFSDASFYGWRARYGQPSQGDARDGRKLRELQEENARLKSMLADALLKLELMRNRTGRRNGTGKDR; via the coding sequence GTGAACAGACGGTATTCGGAAGAGCAGATCCGCGGCTACCTGGCCGAGGCGGCCAGCGGCGTGCCGGTGCGTGAGCTGTGCGCGCGCTATGGTTTCAGCGATGCTTCGTTCTACGGATGGCGGGCCCGTTACGGCCAGCCCAGCCAGGGTGATGCACGTGACGGCCGCAAGCTGCGCGAGCTGCAGGAAGAGAATGCCCGGCTGAAGAGTATGCTTGCGGATGCGCTGCTCAAGCTTGAGCTGATGCGCAACCGTACCGGCCGCCGCAATGGCACTGGCAAGGATCGCTAG
- a CDS encoding MarR family winged helix-turn-helix transcriptional regulator: MELERQSVAVLQQFGRTYRAYAAAFEQRLGLPLPRWRILHALHHQEGAIGQKALADLVGMDPGALTRQLKAMQELGWVERSTSERDNRVTHVTLSRTGQQVVAHAMPLRSAFLEDVLAEVSPSTMRELSRGLARLEAGIAYAQAHAAQAADAA, from the coding sequence ATGGAACTGGAGCGACAAAGCGTGGCCGTACTGCAGCAGTTCGGCCGCACCTACCGCGCCTACGCGGCCGCGTTCGAACAGCGCCTGGGGCTGCCGCTGCCCCGCTGGCGCATCCTGCATGCGCTGCATCACCAGGAGGGCGCGATCGGCCAGAAGGCGCTGGCTGACCTGGTCGGCATGGACCCCGGCGCGCTGACGCGCCAGCTCAAGGCCATGCAGGAACTTGGCTGGGTGGAGCGCAGCACCTCGGAACGCGACAACCGCGTGACCCACGTCACGCTGTCACGGACCGGCCAGCAGGTGGTGGCGCACGCCATGCCGCTGCGCTCAGCCTTTCTGGAGGATGTGCTTGCCGAGGTGTCGCCGTCGACCATGCGCGAGCTGTCGCGCGGACTGGCGCGGCTGGAGGCCGGCATTGCATACGCGCAGGCCCATGCGGCACAGGCAGCCGACGCCGCCTGA
- a CDS encoding DUF3300 domain-containing protein codes for MHRFKHLFAWCLALMLMAPLGPAMAQSKLSNAQLDQLTAPIALYPDALLSQVLMAATYPADVAAAAQWSKANPSLSGDAATKAVASQAWDPSVQSLAAFPSVLDMMGRQPQWVQSVGDAFLAQPNDVMDSVQRLRVQAQKAGTLKTTEQQKVVTQTTGGTTIVQIEPANPQVVYVPTYNPTTVYGTWAYPAYPPAYYPPPPGSVFATALVTGIGFGLGVAAVDAMWGGFNWNSHDVNINVNRYNNINVNQRLDVNRANVNWQHNPANRGNVPYNNAAVRGRYDQQRQSGLASRQQAAQPGQRVGAAGGGVQRQPSERDQARERAAQSFEGRTGQSIPGHAGGVADRSRPGAAGGGVQNPRPAGADRQRADQAQARDRARNANRDSALRDAGNGDRVRQQTQRAATPQREAPHARPAGLHQGGGHQGGGLGGGGGGRLGGGEHFGHGRR; via the coding sequence ATGCACCGTTTCAAACACCTCTTCGCATGGTGCCTGGCACTGATGCTGATGGCGCCGCTCGGGCCAGCGATGGCGCAGTCCAAGCTGAGCAATGCCCAGCTTGACCAGCTGACCGCGCCGATTGCCCTGTATCCCGATGCGCTGTTGTCGCAGGTGCTGATGGCTGCCACCTATCCGGCCGACGTCGCAGCTGCGGCGCAATGGTCCAAGGCCAATCCCAGCCTGTCTGGCGATGCCGCGACCAAGGCGGTCGCCAGCCAGGCCTGGGACCCCAGCGTGCAGTCGCTGGCCGCGTTCCCCTCCGTGCTCGACATGATGGGCCGCCAGCCGCAGTGGGTGCAGTCGGTCGGCGACGCTTTCCTGGCCCAGCCCAATGACGTGATGGATTCGGTGCAGCGGCTGCGGGTGCAGGCGCAGAAAGCCGGCACGCTGAAGACGACCGAGCAGCAGAAGGTCGTGACGCAGACCACCGGCGGCACCACGATCGTGCAGATCGAGCCGGCCAATCCGCAAGTGGTCTACGTGCCGACCTACAACCCGACCACGGTTTACGGTACCTGGGCGTATCCCGCGTATCCGCCGGCCTATTACCCGCCGCCGCCCGGCTCCGTGTTTGCCACGGCACTGGTAACGGGCATCGGCTTCGGGCTTGGCGTGGCGGCGGTCGATGCGATGTGGGGCGGGTTCAACTGGAATAGCCACGACGTCAACATCAATGTGAACCGCTACAACAACATCAACGTCAACCAGCGCCTGGACGTCAACCGTGCCAACGTGAACTGGCAGCACAACCCCGCCAACCGCGGCAACGTGCCCTACAACAATGCGGCGGTGCGCGGTCGCTATGACCAGCAGCGCCAGTCCGGCCTCGCCAGCCGCCAGCAGGCTGCGCAACCCGGCCAGCGCGTGGGGGCCGCCGGCGGCGGGGTGCAGCGCCAGCCTTCCGAGCGCGACCAGGCGCGTGAGCGCGCCGCGCAGTCGTTCGAGGGCCGTACCGGGCAATCCATACCGGGCCATGCGGGCGGGGTGGCAGACCGCTCGCGCCCGGGTGCCGCCGGCGGTGGCGTGCAGAATCCGCGGCCGGCCGGCGCCGACCGCCAGCGCGCAGACCAGGCCCAGGCCCGCGACCGTGCGCGCAATGCCAACCGGGACAGCGCGCTGCGCGATGCCGGCAACGGCGACCGCGTGCGCCAGCAGACCCAGCGCGCGGCGACGCCGCAGCGGGAAGCGCCGCATGCGCGCCCGGCCGGGCTCCACCAGGGCGGCGGGCACCAGGGCGGTGGTCTGGGCGGCGGCGGTGGAGGCCGGCTCGGCGGCGGCGAACATTTCGGCCATGGTCGGAGGTAA